The following proteins come from a genomic window of Candidatus Methylacidiphilales bacterium:
- a CDS encoding spermidine/putrescine ABC transporter substrate-binding protein, with the protein MTTLRTLALLASLLITLGACGPQSAPTPTAPKVLNLFIWEEYLDPALKADFEKETGIKVVEANYGSNEDMLAKLQAGGGFDVVVPSDYMVQVMRRMNLLEKLDHSRLPHLANVDPFFRKFKYDPGYDHAIPFQWTATGFGYNSKSVKNPPASWSDVLDPVKARALKGRLSMLNDPREVIGGALIFLGFSPNTIRPEELAKAEAVLLAQKPLLAKYDNESFEDSLASGETLVAHGWAGEFATAQTDNPDLRFALPKEGAILSVDNLAIPVSSKNRDAAYLFIDYLLRAEIAVKVAEYSLYGSANAAALPQLAPELRNGIGFTRPEGFAFHQIEDLGENTALYDKIWSRLKSE; encoded by the coding sequence ATGACCACCCTCCGCACCCTGGCCCTCCTCGCCTCCCTCCTCATCACCCTGGGTGCTTGCGGCCCCCAATCCGCCCCCACCCCCACCGCCCCCAAGGTCCTCAACCTCTTCATCTGGGAAGAATACCTCGACCCCGCACTCAAGGCCGACTTCGAGAAGGAAACCGGCATCAAGGTGGTCGAAGCCAACTATGGCAGCAACGAAGACATGCTGGCCAAGCTCCAGGCCGGCGGCGGCTTCGATGTCGTCGTACCCTCGGACTACATGGTCCAGGTCATGCGCCGCATGAATCTTCTGGAAAAGCTCGATCACAGCCGCCTGCCCCACCTCGCCAATGTCGACCCGTTTTTCCGCAAGTTCAAATACGACCCCGGCTACGACCACGCCATCCCCTTCCAGTGGACCGCGACCGGCTTCGGCTACAACAGCAAGTCGGTCAAAAACCCTCCCGCCTCCTGGTCCGATGTGCTCGACCCGGTCAAAGCCCGCGCCCTCAAGGGCCGGTTGAGCATGCTCAACGACCCCCGCGAGGTCATCGGCGGCGCCCTCATCTTCCTCGGATTTTCACCCAACACCATCCGACCCGAAGAACTGGCCAAGGCCGAAGCCGTCCTCCTGGCACAGAAGCCCCTCCTGGCCAAATATGACAACGAATCCTTCGAGGACTCCCTCGCCTCCGGCGAAACCCTCGTTGCCCACGGCTGGGCCGGGGAGTTCGCCACCGCACAAACGGACAACCCCGATCTCCGCTTCGCCCTGCCCAAGGAAGGAGCCATCCTCTCCGTGGACAATCTCGCCATCCCGGTCTCAAGCAAAAACCGCGATGCTGCCTATCTTTTCATTGACTACCTCCTCCGCGCCGAGATCGCGGTCAAGGTGGCGGAGTATTCCCTCTACGGTAGCGCCAACGCGGCCGCCCTGCCCCAATTGGCCCCGGAATTGCGCAACGGCATCGGATTCACCCGCCCCGAAGGCTTTGCCTTCCACCAAATCGAGGACCTGGGTGAAAACACCGCGCTCTACGACAAAATTTGGAGCCGGTTGAAGTCCGAGTAG
- a CDS encoding PQQ-dependent sugar dehydrogenase: MVIRTLLLLTFGLASSLPAQSEPPVQTEDYLLRRETLVTGLTNAWAMVKLPDGRLLITEKAGKVRVVQNNQLLPEPVANIPEVDPGGQGGLLDIELHPDYPQNGWIYLAYSRKKEKGSLTNIVRARLKDNALTDIQPVFDPPDEDYVHGGIHFGCRLEFDKQGYLYFSHGDRGDKTTPENRAQRLDHIGGKIHRLHDDGRIPDDNPFVKTPGARPSIWSYGNRNPQGLRFHPVTGDLWSTEHGPRGGDELNLIKKGANYGWPLACFGINYNGTPITDKTEIEGMESPVTHWTPSIAVSAIDFYTGDQFPKWKNNLLVGSLAHQKLIRIVLDGQNKAVHEEILVKGGGRIRDIHCWDDVAIHVLYTDKLVRLVPE, from the coding sequence ATGGTCATTCGCACCCTGCTGCTGCTCACGTTCGGCCTCGCTTCCAGTCTGCCAGCCCAATCCGAGCCCCCGGTCCAGACCGAAGATTACCTACTGCGCCGAGAAACGTTGGTCACCGGACTGACCAATGCCTGGGCCATGGTCAAACTCCCCGACGGCCGCCTCCTCATCACGGAGAAAGCGGGCAAAGTGCGTGTGGTCCAAAACAACCAGCTCCTTCCCGAGCCCGTCGCCAACATCCCGGAAGTCGACCCCGGTGGGCAGGGCGGCCTGCTCGACATCGAACTCCACCCCGACTACCCCCAGAACGGCTGGATCTACCTCGCCTACAGCCGTAAAAAGGAAAAAGGCAGCCTGACCAACATCGTCCGGGCCCGCCTCAAAGACAACGCCCTCACCGATATCCAGCCCGTCTTCGATCCCCCTGATGAGGACTATGTGCACGGTGGAATCCATTTCGGCTGCCGCTTGGAATTCGACAAACAAGGTTACCTTTACTTTTCCCATGGTGACCGCGGCGACAAGACCACCCCGGAAAACCGCGCCCAGCGCCTGGACCACATCGGCGGAAAAATCCACCGGCTTCATGACGACGGCCGCATTCCGGACGACAATCCCTTTGTCAAAACTCCCGGGGCCCGTCCCTCGATTTGGTCCTATGGCAATCGCAACCCGCAAGGTCTGCGCTTCCATCCCGTCACGGGCGACCTCTGGTCAACCGAACATGGCCCACGCGGCGGTGACGAACTCAATCTGATCAAAAAGGGGGCCAACTACGGCTGGCCCCTGGCCTGCTTCGGCATCAACTACAACGGCACCCCCATCACCGACAAAACCGAAATCGAAGGCATGGAATCCCCCGTGACCCACTGGACCCCTTCCATCGCCGTCTCCGCCATCGATTTCTACACCGGTGACCAATTCCCCAAGTGGAAAAACAACCTCCTGGTCGGCTCCCTGGCCCACCAGAAACTCATCCGCATCGTCCTCGACGGGCAGAACAAGGCTGTCCACGAAGAGATCCTGGTCAAGGGTGGCGGGCGCATCCGTGACATCCATTGCTGGGACGACGTTGCCATCCACGTCCTCTACACCGACAAGCTGGTCCGTCTGGTTCCGGAATGA
- a CDS encoding ABC transporter permease, producing the protein MMDFQPPRPPWNWTARLLRLNALAVYIFLYAPIVVLIGFSFSASRYSAVWGGFSTRWYEKLFSNVELRTALGQTLLLAGSSTLCATVLGTLAALGLAKLSRRLQGPLETAFYLPVIMPDIVLAISLLVFFKTLMPAALGLPAMILSHIAFNLCYVAAVVGTSLKGFNPRLEEASLDLGATPWQTFVRIKLPLIWPGILGGALLATALSLDEFVIAFFVSAADSTTLPLQIYAMLKRGVTPEINALASLMLTASILLACLSLFLQKKYP; encoded by the coding sequence ATGATGGATTTCCAGCCCCCCCGCCCCCCCTGGAATTGGACCGCCCGGCTGCTCCGGCTCAATGCCCTCGCCGTCTATATCTTCCTCTATGCGCCCATCGTGGTCCTGATTGGTTTCAGCTTCAGTGCCAGCCGCTACAGCGCCGTTTGGGGGGGCTTCTCCACCCGTTGGTACGAAAAACTCTTTTCCAACGTGGAACTCCGCACCGCCCTCGGCCAGACCCTGTTGCTGGCCGGCTCCTCGACCCTCTGCGCCACCGTGCTAGGAACCCTGGCCGCACTCGGACTGGCCAAACTCTCCCGGCGGCTCCAGGGACCGCTCGAAACCGCCTTCTACCTCCCGGTGATCATGCCGGACATTGTGCTCGCCATTTCCCTGCTCGTTTTTTTCAAAACCCTCATGCCCGCCGCCCTCGGACTCCCGGCCATGATCCTGTCCCACATCGCCTTCAACCTCTGCTACGTCGCCGCCGTGGTCGGCACCAGCCTCAAGGGGTTCAACCCGCGCCTCGAGGAAGCCTCCCTCGATCTTGGCGCCACCCCGTGGCAGACTTTTGTCCGGATCAAGCTCCCCCTCATCTGGCCCGGCATCCTCGGCGGCGCCCTCCTCGCCACCGCCCTCTCCCTCGACGAATTCGTCATCGCTTTTTTTGTCAGCGCGGCCGACTCCACCACGCTCCCCCTCCAGATCTACGCCATGCTCAAACGCGGCGTCACCCCGGAAATCAACGCCCTGGCCTCCCTCATGCTCACCGCATCAATCCTGCTTGCCTGTCTCTCGCTCTTCCTGCAAAAAAAATACCCATGA
- a CDS encoding M15 family metallopeptidase — translation MSIQKALLAAVVLATGGGVFLQGAELVDLAEAIPGIRLDMRYAGPHNITGRAIYSDPRARLRPEAAARLKRVQERLRRDGLQLVIWDAYRPQWAQEALWKAVPNANFVAPPRMGSRHTRGTSVDVGLADLQGNPVAVPTDHDVFSPLADHDFRDLPKAAAAHAEKLRQAMFQNGWSGVPAEWWHYDLRNWREFPPIKDSREQD, via the coding sequence ATGTCCATCCAGAAAGCACTTTTGGCAGCGGTTGTGTTGGCTACCGGAGGCGGGGTGTTTCTCCAAGGGGCGGAGTTGGTGGATCTGGCGGAGGCGATTCCGGGAATCCGCTTGGATATGCGCTACGCGGGGCCGCACAACATCACCGGCCGGGCCATATACAGCGACCCCAGGGCCCGTTTGCGGCCGGAGGCGGCGGCGCGGCTGAAGCGGGTTCAGGAGCGGTTGCGACGCGATGGTTTGCAACTGGTGATTTGGGATGCCTACCGTCCACAGTGGGCCCAGGAAGCCTTGTGGAAGGCGGTGCCGAACGCCAATTTTGTCGCGCCGCCCCGGATGGGATCGCGGCACACCCGGGGCACGAGCGTGGATGTTGGTTTGGCCGATCTCCAAGGGAATCCGGTGGCGGTGCCGACGGACCACGATGTTTTTTCGCCACTGGCCGATCATGATTTCCGTGACCTACCCAAGGCGGCGGCGGCCCATGCGGAAAAGTTGCGGCAGGCGATGTTCCAGAACGGTTGGAGCGGAGTGCCGGCGGAATGGTGGCACTACGACCTTCGGAACTGGCGGGAGTTTCCTCCCATCAAGGACAGTCGCGAACAGGATTAA
- a CDS encoding ABC transporter ATP-binding protein: protein MSAKASPPPKTSLLRFLGWQMQPYARWLVLGFVLNTMHGVAITFQNLAPKYLIDDIVTPVMPAGERWMKLAQLMGFYLLASIVFRMVFWHLSFRIFTWVRERILLRLRARFYRHINSLCLRFHGRHNSGELFSYLFGSPLTQLQQFMHQTALMGPGMLALLVSSLGTLLMWDFVMTAVLAASVFTSVWLMNQARHKIHGYHTAFQSSESEVSGRVADLIRGTREIKLYAAEGTVGRDFKEQAAHISKKSVWRDVQSHIEWMKQEGAGYVFFALVCSVGAWRCLDGHITQGELVGYLLSYGGLQGPLQQLYQLSTLYGSAEASFARMNAVLQTPSTTPDPPPGSAVVMPHRGEVAFEGVHFKYAAKDILNGLSFRIPYGQKVAFVGPSGAGKTTISQLMIRLYDPSVGRITVDGVDLSRCRGADVRKSFGVVPQSPYFFQTTIRQNLLLIRPDADDDQLRRACEMANAWEFIAQLPEGLDARVGEAGANLSGGQRQRLAIARVLLMDPPFLIFDEATSALDTVSERLIQESLEKNLQGKTAVFIAHRLATIKACDRIMVLEQGRLVQDGSYAELSNSPGLFRDMIEADRFGVSSVIHSS from the coding sequence ATGAGTGCCAAGGCATCCCCGCCCCCCAAGACCAGTCTGCTCCGTTTTTTAGGCTGGCAGATGCAACCCTATGCCAGGTGGCTGGTGTTGGGTTTCGTGCTCAACACCATGCACGGGGTGGCGATCACCTTCCAGAATCTGGCCCCAAAGTATCTGATCGACGATATTGTCACGCCGGTGATGCCCGCAGGGGAGCGGTGGATGAAGCTGGCCCAGCTGATGGGATTCTATTTGTTGGCTTCGATTGTTTTCCGGATGGTTTTCTGGCACCTGAGCTTCCGAATCTTCACTTGGGTGCGAGAACGTATCCTCCTCCGATTGCGGGCGCGGTTTTACCGCCACATCAATTCACTCTGTCTGAGATTCCATGGACGGCACAATTCGGGGGAACTATTCAGTTATCTCTTTGGTTCGCCCCTGACCCAGCTGCAGCAGTTCATGCACCAAACGGCATTGATGGGGCCCGGGATGCTGGCCCTGCTCGTTTCCAGTCTGGGGACGCTGCTGATGTGGGATTTTGTCATGACCGCGGTCTTGGCTGCTTCCGTATTCACCAGTGTCTGGTTGATGAACCAGGCGCGGCATAAAATCCACGGCTACCACACCGCTTTCCAGAGCAGCGAAAGCGAAGTCAGCGGAAGGGTGGCCGACCTCATCCGGGGCACCCGTGAGATCAAATTGTATGCGGCCGAAGGAACCGTCGGCCGCGATTTCAAGGAGCAGGCCGCACACATCAGCAAGAAAAGCGTCTGGCGGGATGTTCAGTCGCACATCGAATGGATGAAGCAGGAAGGTGCGGGCTACGTTTTTTTTGCCCTGGTTTGTTCCGTCGGGGCCTGGCGCTGCCTGGACGGCCACATCACCCAGGGTGAGTTGGTCGGATACCTGTTGTCCTATGGGGGTTTGCAGGGTCCCCTCCAGCAGCTCTATCAATTGTCCACTTTGTACGGCAGCGCCGAGGCCAGTTTTGCCCGCATGAATGCGGTCCTGCAAACCCCCAGCACGACGCCGGATCCTCCTCCAGGTTCTGCCGTCGTCATGCCCCACCGCGGTGAAGTGGCTTTCGAAGGGGTGCACTTCAAGTACGCCGCCAAGGACATCCTCAACGGTCTCTCCTTCCGCATACCCTATGGGCAGAAAGTCGCTTTTGTCGGACCCTCGGGAGCGGGCAAGACCACCATCTCGCAACTGATGATCCGGCTTTACGATCCGAGTGTTGGACGGATCACCGTCGATGGGGTGGACCTCTCCCGCTGCCGCGGCGCCGATGTCCGCAAAAGCTTCGGCGTCGTCCCCCAGTCGCCCTATTTTTTCCAAACCACCATCCGGCAGAATCTGCTCCTCATCCGCCCGGATGCCGATGACGACCAGTTACGGAGGGCATGCGAAATGGCCAATGCCTGGGAATTCATCGCCCAGTTGCCCGAAGGACTCGATGCCCGCGTCGGTGAGGCCGGCGCGAATTTGAGCGGCGGCCAGCGTCAACGGCTGGCCATCGCCCGTGTCCTGTTGATGGACCCGCCTTTTCTGATTTTCGACGAAGCCACCAGTGCCTTGGACACCGTCAGCGAGCGCTTGATCCAGGAGTCTTTGGAGAAAAATTTGCAGGGAAAGACGGCCGTGTTCATCGCCCACCGCTTGGCCACCATCAAGGCCTGCGATCGGATCATGGTCCTGGAGCAGGGCCGTCTGGTGCAGGATGGGTCCTATGCCGAATTGTCCAACTCCCCCGGACTGTTCCGGGACATGATAGAAGCCGACCGATTCGGTGTCAGTTCTGTGATCCATTCGTCATAG
- a CDS encoding 3'-5' exonuclease, translating into MTQPEPQNAITKEELASLPLFRYEGPIHLIRSDEELARHIPDLRKEKVIGFDTETRPSFRRGQSYLPTVIQMATADAAYIIQLAEIQSTGLINVILSSPDILKTGIALDQDLVKLKERFPLAERSILDLGKIAARQKIAKTGLRNLAGLLLGYRISKQSQVTNWAAAELTPSQIQYAATDAWISRELFFALEQRFPEALREAIEEAVKTLPRYLDHA; encoded by the coding sequence ATGACCCAACCGGAGCCCCAAAACGCCATCACCAAGGAGGAACTCGCCTCCCTGCCCCTCTTCCGTTACGAGGGCCCCATCCACCTCATCCGCTCCGACGAAGAACTGGCCCGTCACATCCCCGACCTGCGGAAGGAAAAAGTCATCGGGTTCGACACCGAAACCCGGCCCTCTTTCCGGCGCGGACAATCCTACCTCCCGACGGTCATCCAAATGGCCACCGCCGATGCCGCCTACATCATCCAACTGGCCGAAATCCAAAGCACCGGACTCATCAACGTCATCCTCTCCAGCCCGGACATCCTCAAAACCGGCATCGCCCTCGACCAGGACCTGGTCAAACTCAAGGAACGCTTCCCCTTGGCCGAGCGCAGCATCCTCGACCTCGGCAAAATTGCGGCACGCCAGAAAATCGCCAAAACCGGTTTGCGCAACCTCGCCGGTCTGCTCCTCGGCTACCGCATCTCCAAGCAATCCCAGGTGACCAACTGGGCCGCCGCCGAGCTCACCCCTTCCCAGATCCAATACGCCGCCACCGATGCGTGGATCAGTCGTGAACTTTTCTTCGCCCTCGAACAGCGCTTCCCTGAAGCCCTGCGCGAGGCCATCGAAGAAGCCGTGAAAACGCTCCCACGCTATCTCGATCACGCCTGA
- a CDS encoding ABC transporter ATP-binding protein, with product MNAVHLDKVCKHLGGAEVVRSVDLEIRRGEFFSLLGPSGCGKSTTLRLIAGFDRPSSGRISINGKPINGVPAYVHDINLVFQNYALFPHLTVFQNVAFGLEMQKKNPADILAAVTEILALVRLSGMDQRLPRELSGGQQQRVALARALVTRPSVVLLDEPLGALDLKLRKEMQFELKQLQSTLGLTFIYVTHDQEEALTMSDRIAVMHKGRVLQVGTPEEIYEKPATRFVADFIGESNFFEGTIVSRDGKYVVFASSGLNIKVFPDHVTTPGPEGILAVRPEKIWIGKNRAAGMENVFAAHIVDSLYYGTDTLFLVKLDKGPSLQVRRQNLKETGIGKGDAVFVGWPDESAYLLESAAD from the coding sequence ATGAATGCGGTCCATCTGGACAAGGTCTGCAAGCACCTCGGCGGCGCCGAAGTGGTCCGTTCCGTCGACTTGGAAATCCGCCGGGGGGAATTCTTCTCCCTTCTTGGCCCGAGCGGTTGCGGCAAATCCACCACCCTCCGCCTCATTGCCGGCTTCGACCGGCCCTCCTCCGGACGGATCTCCATCAACGGCAAACCCATCAACGGGGTCCCCGCCTACGTCCACGACATCAATCTGGTCTTCCAAAACTACGCCCTCTTCCCCCACCTCACGGTTTTCCAGAATGTCGCCTTCGGTTTGGAAATGCAGAAAAAGAACCCCGCCGACATCCTTGCCGCCGTCACTGAAATCCTCGCCCTCGTCCGCTTGTCCGGCATGGACCAACGCCTCCCGCGCGAACTTTCCGGCGGCCAACAACAGCGCGTCGCCCTCGCCCGTGCCCTCGTCACCCGTCCCTCGGTCGTCCTCCTCGACGAACCTCTCGGCGCCCTCGACCTGAAGCTGCGCAAGGAAATGCAGTTCGAACTCAAGCAACTCCAGTCCACCCTGGGCCTGACCTTCATCTACGTCACCCACGACCAGGAAGAAGCCCTGACCATGTCGGACCGCATCGCCGTCATGCACAAGGGCCGCGTGCTCCAGGTCGGCACACCGGAAGAAATCTACGAGAAACCCGCCACCCGCTTCGTGGCCGATTTCATCGGTGAATCCAATTTTTTCGAGGGCACCATCGTCTCCCGCGATGGCAAATACGTGGTCTTTGCCTCCTCCGGGCTGAACATCAAGGTGTTCCCTGATCACGTCACCACCCCGGGTCCGGAAGGCATTCTCGCCGTCCGTCCGGAAAAAATCTGGATAGGCAAAAACCGGGCCGCCGGCATGGAGAACGTCTTCGCCGCGCACATTGTCGATTCCCTTTACTACGGCACCGACACGCTCTTTCTGGTCAAACTGGACAAGGGCCCGAGCCTCCAGGTCCGCCGCCAGAACCTCAAGGAAACCGGCATCGGCAAGGGCGACGCCGTCTTCGTGGGCTGGCCGGACGAAAGCGCCTACCTCCTGGAATCCGCCGCGGACTGA
- a CDS encoding ABC transporter permease, protein MSERSFPGLRLLALPLAFLAVFFAIPFGIIAVASFMSRGNPLEWTPDLSAYGRVMDPLLIKVFFRSVFIASGATASCLAFGFPLAWFIVRQPPSRRRFLYFLVMIPLTANSLVLTYSWIAILRQQGFMDRFLQSLGWFGEGPFVLLYSTPAVFLGLTYWYLPFMVYPIYASLEKLDFTLAAAAADLGAGRWETLRRIILPLAAPGILTGCTLVFIQTFCSFVVPDMLGGGKVDMIGNIIQKRFLSLPQDWPLGAALSMALLALIGGALFLSFQLTRETPARRS, encoded by the coding sequence ATGAGCGAACGATCTTTCCCCGGACTCCGCTTGCTCGCCCTCCCGCTGGCATTCCTGGCCGTCTTCTTCGCCATTCCCTTCGGCATCATCGCCGTGGCCAGTTTCATGAGCCGGGGCAATCCCCTGGAATGGACCCCCGACCTCTCGGCCTACGGACGTGTCATGGACCCGCTCTTGATCAAGGTTTTCTTTCGTTCGGTTTTCATCGCCTCCGGGGCCACCGCCTCCTGTCTGGCCTTCGGATTCCCCCTGGCCTGGTTCATCGTCCGCCAGCCCCCTTCCCGCCGGCGTTTCCTCTATTTCCTGGTCATGATTCCGCTGACCGCAAATTCCCTCGTCCTCACCTATTCCTGGATTGCCATTCTCCGGCAGCAGGGCTTTATGGACCGCTTCTTGCAAAGCCTCGGCTGGTTCGGTGAAGGCCCCTTCGTCCTGCTTTATTCCACTCCGGCCGTCTTCCTGGGCCTCACCTATTGGTATCTCCCGTTCATGGTTTATCCCATTTACGCCAGTCTGGAAAAACTGGATTTCACCCTCGCGGCCGCGGCGGCCGATCTGGGAGCCGGACGCTGGGAAACGTTGCGCCGCATCATCCTCCCCCTCGCGGCCCCCGGCATCCTCACCGGCTGCACCCTGGTCTTCATCCAAACCTTCTGCTCCTTCGTCGTTCCGGACATGCTCGGCGGCGGAAAGGTCGACATGATAGGAAACATCATCCAGAAGCGTTTCCTCTCCCTCCCCCAGGATTGGCCTCTTGGGGCCGCGCTCTCCATGGCACTGCTCGCCCTCATCGGGGGAGCGTTGTTCTTATCCTTCCAACTCACGCGGGAAACCCCCGCCCGGCGTTCATGA